The following are from one region of the Phormidium sp. PBR-2020 genome:
- the rplA gene encoding 50S ribosomal protein L1, with amino-acid sequence MTRKLSRRLRELHQKVEERPYEPTEALKLLKETATAKFPESAEAHIRLGIDPKYSDQQLRTTVALPKGTGQTIRVAVIARGEKVQEAANAGADVYGSEELIQEIQQGRLDFDLLIATPDMMPQVAKLGRVLGPKGLMPSPKGGSVTTDLEQAISEFKAGKLEFRADRTGIVHVMFGKVDFSVEDLLINLKALQDCIERNRPSGAKGRYWRSIYVSSTMGPSVEVDVNALRDLKMADLMA; translated from the coding sequence ATGACCAGAAAACTCTCACGTCGATTGCGGGAACTCCATCAAAAAGTTGAAGAGCGTCCCTACGAACCCACCGAAGCCCTCAAACTCCTCAAAGAGACGGCAACGGCCAAGTTCCCTGAATCCGCAGAAGCTCATATTCGTCTGGGAATTGACCCCAAATATAGCGACCAGCAACTGCGGACCACAGTCGCTCTCCCCAAAGGAACCGGGCAAACCATCCGCGTTGCCGTCATTGCTCGCGGTGAGAAAGTGCAAGAAGCCGCTAACGCTGGGGCTGATGTCTATGGTTCTGAAGAACTCATCCAAGAAATTCAACAGGGTCGTCTCGACTTTGACCTTTTGATTGCCACCCCTGATATGATGCCCCAGGTGGCAAAACTCGGTCGCGTTCTCGGTCCAAAAGGCCTGATGCCCTCGCCCAAAGGGGGAAGCGTCACCACCGACTTAGAACAGGCCATTTCTGAGTTCAAAGCTGGTAAACTAGAGTTTCGTGCTGATCGCACCGGTATCGTCCACGTGATGTTCGGCAAAGTAGACTTTTCGGTTGAAGACCTGTTAATCAACCTCAAGGCGCTTCAAGACTGTATTGAGCGCAACCGTCCCTCCGGAGCCAAAGGACGCTACTGGCGTAGCATCTACGTCTCCTCGACCATGGGACCCTCCGTAGAAGTGGATGTCAACGCTCTACGGGACTTAAAAATGGCGGACTTGATGGCTTAA
- a CDS encoding TMEM165/GDT1 family protein — protein MKAPTSSQVQDPPERTLSSTRKPSKSILGIFSSTFITIFLAEMGDKTQLTTLLMTAESDAPWVVFLGAALALITTSLIGVLLGRWLANRVSEETIETFAAVILLFIAILLLGEMVSL, from the coding sequence GTGAAAGCTCCCACGTCTTCCCAAGTCCAAGACCCCCCAGAGCGTACTCTTTCCTCAACGCGCAAACCCTCCAAATCCATCCTAGGTATTTTCAGCTCGACCTTTATCACCATTTTCTTAGCGGAAATGGGGGATAAAACCCAACTGACCACCCTTCTAATGACCGCCGAGTCTGACGCGCCCTGGGTGGTCTTTTTGGGGGCCGCCTTAGCCCTAATTACCACCAGTTTAATCGGGGTTCTCCTAGGGCGTTGGCTGGCCAATCGAGTCTCGGAAGAAACGATTGAGACCTTTGCCGCTGTCATTCTCCTGTTTATTGCCATTCTCCTCCTTGGAGAAATGGTGAGCCTTTAA
- the rplK gene encoding 50S ribosomal protein L11, which yields MAKKVVALIKLAIPAAKANPAPPIGPALGQHGVNIMQFCKEYNAKTSEQAGTIVPVEISVYEDRSFTFILKTPPASVLIKKAAGIEKGSGEPNRSQVGSIGRDQLREIAETKMPDLNANDIEAAMKIIEGTARNMGVKIEG from the coding sequence ATGGCTAAAAAAGTAGTTGCGCTCATCAAGCTCGCCATTCCGGCGGCTAAAGCCAATCCTGCGCCTCCCATTGGTCCAGCATTGGGTCAGCATGGCGTCAATATCATGCAGTTCTGCAAAGAATATAACGCCAAAACCTCCGAACAAGCTGGAACCATCGTTCCCGTTGAGATCTCCGTTTACGAAGATCGCAGTTTCACCTTTATCCTTAAAACCCCTCCAGCCTCCGTCCTCATCAAAAAGGCCGCTGGAATCGAAAAAGGGTCCGGTGAACCCAACCGCAGCCAAGTTGGCAGCATTGGACGGGATCAGCTGCGTGAAATCGCTGAAACCAAAATGCCCGACCTCAACGCCAACGACATCGAGGCGGCCATGAAAATTATCGAAGGAACGGCACGTAACATGGGTGTTAAAATTGAAGGCTAA
- a CDS encoding TMEM165/GDT1 family protein, which yields MDWDLLGLTFIAVFLSELGDKSQVAAIALSGSSKSPQAVFFGTAGALVLASFLGVLAGDAVAEVLPTQILKGLAALGFAFIALRLLWKDDS from the coding sequence ATGGATTGGGATTTACTCGGATTAACCTTTATCGCCGTATTTCTCTCAGAACTCGGAGATAAAAGCCAAGTGGCGGCGATCGCCCTGAGCGGCAGTTCAAAATCGCCTCAAGCCGTCTTCTTCGGAACCGCTGGCGCATTAGTCTTAGCCAGTTTCCTAGGAGTGCTTGCCGGCGATGCTGTCGCCGAAGTTCTCCCCACCCAAATTCTCAAAGGACTAGCTGCCCTTGGGTTTGCCTTCATTGCCCTGCGACTGCTTTGGAAAGACGACAGCTAG
- a CDS encoding methyltransferase domain-containing protein, protein MTSTSTHKPAWAGEDWLSRLVNQLIATPVLYRLMKQQARRVLIKTAEKNGVPWRDRVAELDTKELRESLASITNPNLTYPDYYQVPFHAYDAGNLCWLAALEAEPATQSMALRVWKGESLTSEAAQQRLRHSFLEAIAPHLPQTIQNVLDVGCSIGISTEFLHQYLQTRQSQPIETIGLDLSPHMLAVAQQRDPSQQISQWVHGNAEATDFPDNHFDVISLQFVLHELPRHATTAIFREMRRILRPGGLLAIVDNNPKSEVIQNLPPALFVLMKSTEPWSDDYYTFNVEDALNQAGLQHIETIPTDPRHRTLIARQVD, encoded by the coding sequence ATGACCTCCACCTCCACCCATAAACCTGCCTGGGCCGGCGAAGACTGGCTCTCGCGCCTCGTCAACCAACTCATCGCCACCCCTGTGCTGTACCGACTCATGAAACAGCAAGCGCGACGGGTGTTGATTAAAACCGCTGAAAAGAATGGCGTCCCCTGGCGCGATCGCGTCGCCGAACTCGATACTAAGGAACTTCGAGAGAGTTTAGCCAGTATTACCAACCCTAACCTCACCTATCCTGACTATTACCAAGTTCCCTTCCACGCCTATGATGCCGGCAATCTATGCTGGTTGGCGGCCCTAGAAGCCGAACCTGCTACACAATCCATGGCCCTGCGGGTTTGGAAAGGAGAATCGCTCACCTCCGAGGCCGCTCAACAGCGACTGCGGCACTCCTTCTTAGAGGCGATCGCCCCTCATCTGCCCCAAACCATTCAAAATGTCCTCGATGTGGGCTGTTCCATCGGCATTTCCACAGAATTTCTCCATCAATACCTACAAACTCGTCAATCCCAGCCCATTGAAACCATTGGCCTAGACTTATCCCCCCATATGCTAGCCGTCGCCCAACAGCGAGATCCAAGCCAGCAGATTAGCCAATGGGTGCATGGTAATGCCGAAGCCACGGACTTTCCCGACAACCATTTTGATGTCATCAGCCTCCAGTTTGTCCTGCACGAACTCCCCCGCCACGCCACCACCGCCATTTTCCGAGAAATGCGACGGATCTTGCGCCCCGGTGGACTCCTGGCGATCGTTGACAACAACCCCAAATCCGAGGTGATCCAAAATCTGCCACCGGCCCTATTCGTTCTTATGAAAAGTACCGAGCCGTGGAGTGATGATTACTACACCTTTAACGTCGAAGACGCCTTAAACCAAGCTGGTTTGCAGCATATCGAGACAATTCCCACCGATCCTCGTCACCGAACCCTCATCGCCCGGCAAGTCGATTGA
- a CDS encoding ribonuclease J: MSKPMPSKQIRSRNSQSAPSKNGGDQSSPLKVIPLGGLHEIGKNTCVFEYEDEIILVDSGLAFPTDAMHGVNIVLPDIAYLKENAHKIKGMVVTHGHEDHIGGIPYHLKQFDIPVIYGPRLALALLGGKLDEAGIRNKTELRTVQPRDTITLGEHFSFEFIRNTHSMADSFTLAVTTPVGVVVFTGDFKFDHTPVDGENFDVQRLAEYGEKGVLCLFSDSTNAETPGLCPSERSVYPNLDRVFSQAEGRLMVTTFASSVHRVNMILDLAQKHGRSVAVVGRSMLNVISHARNLGYVKCDESLFKSIQEIRNLADNKVLILTTGSQGEPMAALSRISRREHRQIQVKPGDTIVFSANPIPGNTISVVNTIDRLMMQGANVIYGRHQGIHVSGHGCQEDHKLMLALTRPKFFVPVHGEHRMLIKHSQTAQMMGVPAENMLIIDNGHVVELRPDSISLGGNVQAGIELVDSSHSGTVQDKVLKERQQLAEDGVVTTAVAVGWDGKLVSQPEVYIRGVATGVEDECLQAKVVESLQAILEDRWDHYNNSDNGSVSVDWSGLKSRLERELRRTIRRELRCDPLLVFMFQPPADANYQPETQTSDSFVTSHPSNGNGRSGSRKPTKSTPKPTPQAEKASDTSTETASEAPKTTLDAEKRNRNRRRRTRPTARAAS; encoded by the coding sequence ATGAGTAAACCCATGCCTTCTAAACAAATCCGTTCTCGCAACAGCCAATCGGCTCCATCTAAAAATGGAGGCGATCAATCCTCTCCCTTAAAAGTCATTCCCTTGGGTGGCTTGCATGAAATTGGTAAGAACACCTGTGTCTTCGAGTATGAAGACGAAATCATCCTTGTCGATAGTGGCTTAGCCTTTCCCACCGATGCCATGCACGGGGTCAATATTGTCCTGCCTGACATTGCCTATCTGAAGGAGAATGCCCATAAAATCAAAGGAATGGTGGTCACGCACGGCCATGAAGACCACATTGGCGGCATTCCCTATCACCTGAAACAGTTTGACATCCCCGTGATTTATGGTCCCCGCCTGGCCCTAGCACTCTTGGGAGGCAAACTCGATGAAGCCGGTATACGCAACAAAACCGAACTGCGCACCGTGCAACCTCGGGACACCATCACCCTCGGGGAGCATTTCTCGTTTGAGTTTATCCGCAACACCCACTCGATGGCGGATAGCTTCACCCTCGCGGTGACCACCCCCGTCGGTGTCGTGGTCTTTACCGGTGACTTTAAGTTTGACCATACCCCCGTCGATGGTGAAAACTTCGATGTGCAACGGCTAGCCGAATATGGCGAGAAAGGGGTTCTTTGCCTGTTTAGTGACTCCACCAACGCCGAAACCCCCGGACTTTGCCCCTCAGAGCGATCGGTCTATCCCAATCTTGACCGCGTCTTTTCCCAAGCGGAAGGGCGGTTAATGGTGACTACCTTTGCCTCGTCCGTGCATCGGGTCAATATGATTTTGGACTTGGCCCAGAAACATGGGCGTTCTGTCGCCGTGGTGGGGCGATCGATGCTCAACGTCATCTCCCATGCTCGTAACCTAGGCTACGTCAAATGTGATGAGAGTCTCTTTAAGTCCATCCAAGAAATCCGCAACCTCGCCGACAATAAGGTTCTGATTCTCACCACTGGCTCCCAGGGAGAACCCATGGCAGCCTTGAGCCGCATCTCGCGTCGTGAGCATCGTCAAATTCAGGTGAAACCCGGAGACACCATCGTCTTTTCCGCCAATCCCATCCCCGGCAATACCATTTCCGTGGTCAATACCATTGACCGCCTGATGATGCAGGGGGCCAACGTGATTTATGGTCGCCATCAGGGCATTCATGTTTCGGGTCATGGTTGCCAAGAAGACCACAAGTTGATGTTAGCCCTAACCCGGCCCAAATTCTTCGTTCCTGTCCATGGAGAGCACCGGATGTTAATTAAACATTCGCAAACGGCTCAGATGATGGGAGTGCCGGCTGAAAATATGCTGATTATCGATAACGGCCATGTCGTGGAACTGCGTCCTGACAGCATCTCCCTAGGGGGTAACGTCCAAGCTGGTATCGAGCTGGTGGACTCCTCCCACTCTGGAACCGTCCAAGATAAAGTTCTTAAAGAACGTCAGCAGTTGGCAGAAGATGGAGTTGTCACCACGGCGGTGGCTGTGGGTTGGGACGGTAAGTTAGTCTCGCAACCCGAGGTTTATATTCGCGGTGTGGCCACAGGGGTTGAGGATGAATGCTTACAGGCAAAAGTCGTAGAAAGCTTGCAGGCTATCCTCGAAGATCGTTGGGATCATTACAACAACTCAGACAACGGCAGCGTTTCTGTCGATTGGTCAGGTTTGAAATCCCGCTTAGAACGGGAGTTACGTCGCACCATTCGCCGTGAGTTGCGTTGTGATCCCCTGTTAGTCTTCATGTTCCAGCCCCCCGCTGATGCCAATTATCAGCCGGAGACGCAAACCAGTGATAGTTTTGTCACGAGTCATCCGAGTAATGGTAATGGTCGTTCAGGCAGCCGGAAACCGACGAAGTCCACTCCGAAGCCGACTCCCCAAGCTGAGAAAGCGAGCGACACCTCGACGGAGACGGCCTCAGAAGCGCCCAAAACTACCTTAGATGCGGAAAAACGCAACCGCAACCGCCGTCGTCGCACCCGTCCCACCGCACGGGCCGCCTCCTAG
- a CDS encoding photosystem II reaction center protein Ycf12 codes for MEALTSALTSINWEPIFQLTFVGLILVSGPVVIFLLAFRGGDL; via the coding sequence ATGGAAGCGTTAACATCAGCACTCACATCAATCAACTGGGAACCCATTTTCCAACTCACCTTTGTCGGTTTGATTCTCGTTTCGGGACCGGTGGTGATCTTTCTCCTGGCCTTCCGGGGCGGTGATCTTTAG
- a CDS encoding YkgJ family cysteine cluster protein, which translates to MATWQCVKQCGACCYLAPQERPDLDEYLSPEELKLYLSLVGDDGWCQHYDHDTRECGIYEKRPGFCRVDAQEYERRYDIDPDDLDEFAIDCCREHIGDIYGDRSLEMIRFDRAVGKPRILRPQADS; encoded by the coding sequence ATGGCAACCTGGCAATGTGTAAAACAATGTGGCGCCTGCTGTTATCTGGCCCCCCAAGAGCGTCCCGACTTAGACGAGTATCTCTCCCCGGAGGAACTCAAGCTCTATCTAAGTCTCGTGGGGGACGATGGCTGGTGTCAGCATTATGACCACGATACCCGAGAATGTGGCATTTATGAGAAACGCCCTGGCTTCTGTCGGGTGGATGCCCAAGAATATGAGCGGCGCTATGATATTGATCCCGATGACCTCGATGAGTTTGCCATTGACTGCTGTCGGGAGCATATCGGGGATATTTACGGCGATCGCAGTTTAGAAATGATCCGCTTCGACCGAGCCGTCGGTAAACCGCGAATTTTGCGCCCCCAAGCAGATAGCTGA
- the rplL gene encoding 50S ribosomal protein L7/L12, with protein sequence MSEQTDQILEQLKSLSLLEASELVKQIEEAFGVDASASAGGGMMMMAPGMMGGGAAAAEEEEEKTEFDVILEEVPADKKIAVLKVVRGLTGLGLKEAKEMVESTPKAIKEAVAKDAAEDAKKQIEEAGGKVSVK encoded by the coding sequence ATGTCTGAACAAACCGATCAAATTCTCGAACAGCTCAAATCCCTGTCTCTGTTAGAGGCCTCTGAACTCGTCAAACAAATCGAAGAAGCCTTCGGTGTTGACGCATCTGCTTCCGCTGGTGGCGGCATGATGATGATGGCCCCCGGCATGATGGGTGGCGGTGCAGCTGCGGCTGAGGAAGAAGAAGAGAAAACCGAATTCGACGTGATTCTCGAAGAAGTTCCCGCCGACAAGAAAATCGCCGTCCTCAAAGTTGTGCGCGGCCTGACCGGACTTGGCCTGAAAGAAGCCAAAGAAATGGTCGAAAGCACCCCTAAAGCCATCAAAGAAGCGGTGGCTAAGGATGCGGCTGAAGACGCTAAGAAACAAATCGAAGAAGCGGGCGGAAAAGTCTCCGTTAAATAA
- a CDS encoding phycobilisome rod-core linker polypeptide: MALPLLSYTPKSQNVRVAGYVVPGDEEPYVFDTENLPKGSDIDEFIWAAYRQIYSEHQILKSNRQTFLESQLKDERITMRQFIRGLLLSDPFRRRNFETNSNYRFAELCVQRVLGRDVYSEREKIAWSIVIANKGVEGFVDELLNSDEYLDNFGDTIVPFQRRRNLPQRAMGETPFNLKTPRYGAYHRNQLGFPQIVWQNAVRRFRPQEKQPTEGNPERFLGMARAVSSGQPSAPRPSLQNLNYLAAVPRR, translated from the coding sequence GTGGCACTTCCCTTACTCAGTTACACGCCGAAAAGCCAGAATGTGCGTGTCGCGGGATACGTAGTTCCTGGCGACGAAGAACCCTATGTGTTCGATACGGAAAACCTGCCCAAGGGGTCGGACATCGACGAGTTCATCTGGGCGGCGTACCGTCAGATTTATAGCGAACACCAAATCCTCAAAAGCAACCGTCAGACATTCTTAGAGTCTCAACTCAAGGATGAGCGCATCACCATGCGTCAGTTCATTCGCGGTTTGCTGCTGTCGGATCCGTTCCGCCGTCGCAACTTTGAGACCAACAGCAACTACCGTTTTGCTGAACTCTGTGTGCAACGGGTTCTCGGACGGGACGTCTACAGCGAGCGTGAGAAAATCGCTTGGTCGATCGTGATCGCCAACAAAGGTGTTGAAGGCTTTGTGGATGAACTCCTCAACAGCGACGAATACCTGGACAACTTCGGCGATACGATTGTTCCGTTCCAACGCCGTCGCAATCTGCCTCAGCGGGCTATGGGTGAAACGCCCTTTAATCTAAAAACTCCCCGTTATGGTGCGTACCACCGTAATCAACTGGGCTTCCCCCAGATTGTTTGGCAGAATGCTGTGCGTCGCTTCCGTCCTCAAGAGAAGCAACCCACCGAGGGCAATCCCGAGCGGTTCCTCGGCATGGCGCGGGCTGTGTCTTCTGGCCAGCCGTCGGCACCTCGTCCGTCTCTGCAAAACTTGAACTACTTGGCTGCGGTTCCCCGTCGCTAA
- the secE gene encoding preprotein translocase subunit SecE, producing the protein MAKKKEANLQQTSSKFDPIKFLQEAKEELSKVVWPSRQQVISESIAVLLMVVLLASAIYLVDNLFGWAAQQIF; encoded by the coding sequence GTGGCGAAGAAAAAAGAAGCCAATCTGCAACAGACGAGTTCAAAGTTCGATCCGATCAAGTTCCTTCAAGAAGCCAAAGAGGAACTCTCTAAGGTCGTCTGGCCCTCAAGACAGCAAGTCATTAGCGAGTCCATCGCCGTCTTGTTAATGGTTGTTCTTCTTGCGAGTGCCATCTACTTAGTCGATAACCTGTTCGGTTGGGCTGCACAACAAATATTCTGA
- the rplJ gene encoding 50S ribosomal protein L10 translates to MGRTLENKKAIVAELKETLSESQLAVVIDFKGLSVAQMTDLRGRLRETDAVCKVTKNTLMRIAVEGDENWEPMTEFLEGSSAFLFAKDDFGTAIKAYQAFQKDTKKTELRGGVLEGQKLSADDVKALTELPTKEELIARIAAAINSIPTKLAVGTNAVPKKLAVGIKEVPASLVRAVKAVSEKEQ, encoded by the coding sequence TTGGGCAGAACATTAGAAAACAAAAAAGCGATCGTCGCTGAACTCAAAGAAACACTGAGCGAATCTCAGCTTGCTGTAGTCATTGACTTCAAAGGGCTATCCGTCGCCCAGATGACTGACTTACGCGGACGACTCCGGGAAACCGACGCCGTCTGTAAGGTGACCAAAAACACCCTCATGCGCATTGCCGTAGAAGGGGATGAAAACTGGGAACCGATGACCGAATTCCTCGAAGGATCTTCGGCGTTTTTATTCGCTAAAGATGACTTTGGGACTGCCATTAAAGCCTACCAAGCCTTTCAGAAAGACACCAAAAAAACCGAACTCCGGGGTGGTGTTCTAGAAGGGCAAAAACTTAGTGCTGATGATGTCAAAGCCCTAACCGAACTGCCGACCAAGGAAGAGCTTATTGCGCGCATCGCCGCCGCGATCAACTCGATCCCGACCAAACTGGCAGTGGGCACCAACGCTGTACCGAAAAAACTGGCTGTGGGTATCAAAGAGGTTCCCGCTTCTTTGGTTCGCGCTGTCAAAGCCGTGTCCGAAAAAGAACAATAA
- the rplS gene encoding 50S ribosomal protein L19 has translation MKGQQIIQAIESEYLKSDLPKLYVGDTVRVGVVIQEGGKERVQPYEGTIIAMRNGGINETVTVRRVFQGVGVERVFLLHSPRISYINVVRRGKARRAKLYYLRDRVGKATRLKQRFDRPIAKAGK, from the coding sequence ATGAAGGGTCAACAAATCATTCAGGCGATCGAATCTGAGTATCTCAAATCCGATCTGCCCAAACTCTATGTCGGGGACACCGTCCGCGTCGGTGTCGTCATCCAAGAAGGGGGGAAAGAGCGGGTTCAACCCTACGAAGGAACCATTATTGCCATGCGTAATGGTGGCATTAACGAAACTGTTACCGTTCGCCGCGTCTTCCAAGGCGTTGGAGTTGAGCGGGTGTTCCTTCTCCATTCCCCTAGAATCAGTTACATAAATGTCGTGCGTCGGGGTAAAGCCCGCCGTGCCAAACTGTACTACCTGCGCGATCGCGTGGGTAAAGCCACTCGCCTCAAACAGCGTTTTGACCGGCCCATCGCCAAAGCTGGCAAGTAA
- the nusG gene encoding transcription termination/antitermination protein NusG produces the protein MTFSSNQSYESDAPWDDNDSDEQQDTPQESQLPRARWYAVQVASGCEKRVKANIDQRKETLDVADRILQIAIPQTPAVKVRKDGARQSIEEKVFPGYVLIQMRMDDEVWQVVKNTPNVINFVGAEQKRRYGRGRGHVKPMPLSPSEVERIFKQTGEQEPVVKIDMDTGDKIVVLSGPFKDFEGEVIEVSPERSKLKALLSIFGRDTPVELEFNQVEKQS, from the coding sequence ATGACATTTTCATCGAACCAATCCTACGAATCCGACGCTCCCTGGGACGATAACGACTCAGACGAGCAGCAAGATACTCCCCAAGAGTCTCAACTGCCCCGCGCCCGTTGGTATGCGGTGCAGGTCGCTTCTGGCTGCGAAAAGCGCGTCAAAGCCAACATCGACCAGCGAAAAGAAACCTTAGACGTTGCCGATCGCATCCTACAGATTGCGATTCCACAAACCCCCGCCGTCAAAGTGCGTAAAGACGGGGCCAGACAGAGCATTGAAGAAAAAGTCTTTCCTGGCTACGTTCTTATCCAAATGCGTATGGATGACGAAGTCTGGCAGGTTGTCAAAAACACCCCCAATGTGATTAACTTTGTCGGGGCAGAGCAGAAGCGGCGCTATGGACGCGGACGGGGTCACGTCAAACCCATGCCCCTGAGTCCCTCAGAAGTCGAGCGTATCTTCAAACAAACCGGAGAACAAGAACCGGTTGTCAAAATTGACATGGATACCGGGGACAAAATCGTCGTCTTATCTGGGCCCTTTAAAGACTTCGAAGGTGAAGTCATTGAAGTTAGCCCCGAACGCAGCAAACTCAAAGCCTTGCTGTCTATCTTTGGGCGCGATACCCCTGTAGAATTAGAGTTCAACCAAGTCGAAAAACAGAGTTAA
- a CDS encoding RluA family pseudouridine synthase: protein MTITVDVTQGCDRLDRILSQNLKDLSRSRIQHLIEQNCVSVNGEPCLSKKLKVQVGDRLTIDIPPAEPLNIQPLEMPLDILYEDDHLLIVNKPAGLVVHPAPGHYNDTLVNALLAHCGDRLSGIGGVQRPGIVHRLDKDTTGAIVIAKSDRAHQHLQAQIQAKTARREYLGLVYGSPSQPSGTINRPIARHPVDRKKMAIVPEDQGGRIAVTHWNVQEALGNYSLIHFRLETGRTHQIRVHSASIGHPIIGDPLYGSGRSLGVNLPGQALHAWKLTLEHPQSGDTIEAIAPLPPHLKTLLQVLKRRH from the coding sequence ATGACCATCACTGTAGATGTAACCCAAGGATGCGATCGCCTCGATCGCATCCTTTCCCAAAATCTTAAAGACCTCTCACGATCGCGCATCCAGCACCTGATCGAACAGAACTGTGTCTCGGTTAACGGAGAACCCTGTCTCTCCAAAAAGCTGAAAGTCCAGGTGGGCGATCGCCTCACCATTGATATTCCCCCAGCTGAACCCTTAAATATCCAACCCTTGGAGATGCCGTTGGATATCCTCTACGAAGATGACCATCTCCTAATTGTCAATAAACCGGCGGGACTGGTGGTGCATCCTGCCCCGGGCCATTACAATGACACCCTCGTTAACGCCCTACTCGCCCATTGCGGCGATCGCCTCTCGGGGATTGGTGGCGTTCAGCGTCCCGGCATTGTCCACCGCCTCGATAAAGACACCACCGGGGCGATCGTCATTGCCAAGAGCGATCGCGCCCATCAGCATTTACAAGCTCAAATCCAAGCCAAAACCGCCCGTCGCGAGTATCTCGGCCTGGTCTATGGTTCCCCCAGTCAGCCCTCAGGAACCATCAACCGTCCCATTGCCCGTCACCCCGTCGATCGCAAAAAGATGGCGATCGTCCCGGAAGACCAAGGTGGCCGCATTGCCGTAACCCACTGGAACGTCCAGGAAGCCCTAGGAAACTACAGCTTAATCCATTTTCGTCTCGAAACCGGTCGCACCCACCAAATTCGCGTCCACAGCGCCTCCATCGGGCATCCAATTATCGGAGACCCCCTCTACGGTTCCGGTCGTTCTCTAGGGGTCAACCTACCCGGCCAAGCCCTCCATGCCTGGAAACTGACCCTAGAGCATCCCCAATCCGGAGACACCATTGAGGCGATCGCCCCCCTTCCCCCCCACCTCAAAACGCTCCTCCAAGTCCTCAAACGCCGCCACTAA
- a CDS encoding phycobiliprotein lyase encodes MTETSPVIPADAMEFFEQSAGTWHSQRTTHHLPFRRSELGGSEIFVETLPPDDPRVVEICQMYEIDPKTASGGAFVRWNGSMQWDRDNDENHAGSTVFAIVPDADNPRQGKMLRERGYAEKVPVAGRYELDDDGGMSLITEYETMSSVERFWFPSPGVRMRTSTVKRFGGFNTATFCTESRVDTSEPEMSGIPEAGEEASQSFYSLLGW; translated from the coding sequence ATGACCGAAACCAGCCCCGTGATTCCCGCTGACGCGATGGAGTTCTTTGAGCAGAGTGCTGGAACTTGGCATTCTCAGAGAACTACCCATCATCTGCCCTTCCGCCGTTCTGAGTTGGGCGGATCGGAGATTTTTGTGGAAACCCTCCCCCCAGATGATCCTCGGGTGGTGGAGATTTGCCAAATGTACGAGATTGACCCGAAAACGGCTTCGGGGGGCGCGTTCGTGCGCTGGAATGGCTCGATGCAATGGGATCGTGACAATGATGAAAATCATGCCGGCTCAACGGTGTTTGCTATTGTCCCCGATGCTGATAATCCCCGTCAGGGCAAGATGTTACGGGAACGAGGCTATGCGGAAAAAGTCCCGGTAGCTGGGCGTTATGAGCTGGATGATGACGGAGGAATGAGTTTAATTACAGAGTATGAAACCATGAGTTCTGTGGAGCGGTTTTGGTTTCCTAGTCCTGGGGTACGGATGCGAACCAGTACGGTCAAACGGTTTGGTGGCTTCAATACGGCAACGTTCTGCACTGAGAGTCGTGTGGATACCTCTGAGCCTGAGATGAGTGGGATTCCTGAGGCGGGAGAGGAGGCGAGTCAGAGCTTTTATTCTCTGTTGGGTTGGTAG